The genomic stretch CAGGGCGAGACGCAGCCCGAGGAACCCGACGAGAGTGGCGGTCATCGCCGGCAGCACCTTGGGCCAGATGGCGCCGGCGAGGATGCCGAGCGCGACTGCGAAGATCGTGTAGCCGATCGGGGCAGTGCCCTGCATGTCGAAGAAGAAGGTGTTGAAGCGGCCGTGCTGCCCGGCTTGACTCATCGGTGTCAGCCACCACGAGACACCCAGTCCGTAGACCGTCGAGGCGACGAGGGCGACGGCGCCGGCGAGCCCGAACTTGACCAGTGCCCAGCGTCTCCGGCTGACGCCCTGGGTCCAGACCATGCGGTGGGTGCCCTGCTCGATTTCACGGGCGACCAGCGGGGCACCCCAGAACAGCCCGACCAGCAGGGGCAGGACGAGGAACAGCACCCCGATCATGGTCATCACGCCGTACTGGCCGTTGAACTGGATGGACGCCTTGCCGCAGGTGTCGGCTTCGGCCGGGATCATCGAGGCTGAACCCAGCGCCCGGACGCAGTCGTCCATGCCCAGGTCGGCGAAGGTGTGGCGCATGGCCAGACCGGTGGGGACCATGAACACGGCGAGCAGCGCGAGGCCGATCGCGGCGAACAGTAATTGCTTGCGGTGCTGCCGCCAGGCGAGCCAGATCATGCCGGCACTTCCCACGCGGTCTGCGGCCGGGAGTCGGCGTCGCCGAGGTAGGCGAGGATGAGGTCTTCCAGAGTCACGTCGTACGCCTTCCATGCCGAATCCCGCAGCACAGCGTTCGTGCGGACCAGCAGCGTGGACTGCCGATCGGTGTGCTCGGCCCGCATCACCTGCGCGACCCCCGCGGGCAGCCGGCCGTCGCCCCGGGGGCCGGCGAGTTGCCGGTGCTCGGCGAGCAGGGCGCTGACGTCGCCGGCGAGCTTCACCCGCGAAGCGTGCAGCACGATCAGGTAATCGCAGGTGCGTTCGAGATCCGCCAGGATGTGCGAGGACAGCAGCACCGTGGTGCCCGTCTCGGCGACCACGCCCATCAGCGCTTGGAGGAACTCGCGCCGGCCCAGCGGGTCGATGCTGGCGACGGGTTCGTCGAGCAGCAGCAGCCGGGGGCGCTTGGCCATCGCCAGCGCGAGGGCGACCTGGGCCCGCTGACCGCCGGACAGCTTGCCGACCGGCTTGTCGTGCGGGATGCCGATCTGCGCCAGCCGGCGGTGCGCCAGCGCCGTGTCGAAGCGCCGATTCAGTTTGGCGCCCATGGTGAACAGCTCGTCTGCCGTGAAGTCGCGGTACAGCGGTGTGTCCTGTGCCACGAAGCCGACGTCGGACAGGACGGCGATGTCGTCGTACGGCGCCCGGCCGAACACCCGCACCGCGCCGGCGTCCGGCCGCAGCAGACCGACCGCCAGGTGCAACAGGGTGCTCTTGCCCGCTCCGTTGGGACCGACCAGCGCGGCCACCCTCCCCGCCGGAAGACGCAGCGAGCAGTCCCGCAACGCCCAGGCACTGCCGTACCTCTTGCCGAGCCGGTCAGCTTCGAGAACGATATCCATCCGTAACCCTTCCATCCTGCTCACGCGGTTGCGGGTTTCAGTTCTACGCAGACGGCGGTGTCAGGACGGTGTCGCCAGGTGACACCGTCCTGACACCCACGCGGTGGCATGGTGGGGACCATGCGCGTGCTCGTGGTCGAGGATTTCGAGGTGCTGGCCCGCACTGTGGGGGTCGGGTTGCGCCGTGAGGGCATGGCGGTCGACGTGGTCCTCGACGGCGAGGCGGCCCTCGATCACCTGGCCGTGACCAGCTATGACGTGGTGGTGCTCGACCGTGACCTGCCGGGCGTGCCCGGCGACCAGGTGTGCCGGCGGATCGTGGACGAGCACTCGGCGACCCGGGTACTGATGCTCACGGCGGCCTCGACGGTGAAACAGCGAGTCGACGGCCTGGGCCTCGGCGCCGACGACTACCTCGCCAAGCCCTTCGACTTCGCCGAGCTCGTCGCGCGGGTACGGGCGCTCGGCCGGCGGCCTGGCACGGCCGTGCCACCCGTCCTTGAGTACGGGGAGCTCACGCTCGACCCCGGCCGGCGGGTCGCGACACGCGACGGACGCCGGCTGGAGCTGAGCCCGAAGGAGTTCGCCGTCCTGGAATGCCTGCTCGCCGCACACGGCCGGCTCGTCCCGGCGGAGGATCTGCTCGAACGGGTCTGGGACGAGGCGGCCGACCCGTTCACCACCGCGGTGAAGACCACCATCCGCCGCCTGCGGACCAAACTCGGCGACCCCGCGATCATCCACACCGTTCGCGAGGGCGGCTACCGGATCGGCGAACCGTGATACGCCTCCGAATCCCCCGGCGGAGCCTGCACGTTCAGCTCACGCTGCTCTACGCCGTGCCCTTCCTGATCTCCGGCGTCCTGCTGCTCGCGATCCCGCTGCTGGGCAGCAACCAGGCCACCCCGGCGAACCCGGTCGCTGAGAACCCCGCCGGCGTCCCCGGCGACGGCGGTCACCTGGACCGGCAGTTCAGCACCTCGGCGTGGACCGTAGCCGCCATGGTGGTGGTCTCGCTGCTGCTCGGCTGGTTCGTCGCCGGCCGGTTTCTGCGTCCGCTGCGCACCATCACCGCCACCGCCCGGGAGATCTCCGTCAGCGACCTGCACCGCCGGATCGGCCGAACCGGTCTGCACAACGAGTTCACCGACCTGTCCGAGACACTCGACGACCTGTTCCAGCGGTTGCAGGCCGCTTTCGAGTCACAGCGGCACTTCGTCGCCAACGCCTCGCACGAACTGCGTACCCCGCTGACCGCCGAGCGGACGGTGCTCCAGGTCGCGCTCGCCGACCCGGACGCCACCGCCGAGAGGCTGCGGGCGGCCTGCCACGAGGTCCTCGCGCTCAACGGCCAACAGGAACGCCTCATCGAAGCGCTGCTGACCCTGGCACGCGGCGAACAGGGCCTCCAACTGCACACCCAGCTCGACGTCGCCGGCGTCGCGGCCGAGGTGGTGGCCGCCCGACAGCAGGATGCCGGCCGGCGAGGCATCCAGATGCACACCGCCCTCGATCGGGCACCAGCGACGGGCGACCCCGACCTGATCGAACGCCTGGTCGTCAACCTGGTCGACAACGCCGTGCGGCACAACACACCGGGCGGCTGGGTCGAGATCAGCACGACGAGCACGGCGACCGGCGGCGCCATCCGTGTCAGCAACTCCGGCCCGACGGTGCCGCCCGGTGAACTCGAGGCGCTGTTCCAACCTTTTCGGCAGATCGGCAACAGCCGGACCAGGCAACCCGACGGACTCGGGCACGGACTCGGTCTGGCCATCGTCCGAGCGATCGCCGACGCGCACGGGGCGACCCTCGACGCCCGGACCCGAGTCACCGGCGGGCTCGACATCGAAATCGGGTTCCCGGATGAACGAGCCGTCGACTGATGATGCTCTGCGGCATCCACCACGGCCAGGTGCTCGCCCTGCAGCGCGACGCGATGCGCTGCTGCGCGCTTGTTACACCGCCTCACTCGCGGTGGCCACAGGCGTACGGTTACGTTCCCGCGGATCACGTCCGGCGTGTGTGGACGGCCGCTCGACGCCGCCCGGCAGGCGCTGGCCGCGCCGGCGGGCACCGGGGCATTGTCGAGTCCGCCCGACTGGTCCTCTTTGACGAACAGACCCGCCATTGCCGAGCGCGTCCGAGCCGATTCGCTGGGTGACGAGACCACAAAGGACCGGCCTAGGATGAGGCTCAACGACGGGTGACAGGGGGATCACGCCATGTCCGACGAGCCGCGCATGTTCACGCCGACCGAGCCGACAGATGACGCCGCGGCCGGCCCACCGGCGCCCGCCCGCATCATCGAGCTGGCCGCCGGTTTCATGGTCTCGAAGACCCTGTTCGCGGCCATCGAGGTGGGACTGTTCGCGGCCGTCGCGCCCGACGGCCGGACCCCGGCCGAGCTGGCCGAGCGATGCTCCATTCCCGAGCGCAGCGCCCGCGCGATGGCCGACCTGCTGGCCGACGCGGGCCTGCTGGTGCGCGACGGCGGCCGATTCCGCAACGCGCCCGACGCCGAGGCGTTCCTCGCCGGGCGGGGCCCGTTCGACCTGCGGCCACTGGCCCGCTACTGGGATCTGGTGAGCTACCCGACCTGGCGGCACGCCACCGAGGCGTACCGCACCCGGCGCGGCCTGCGGCCGCAGCTCGACAAGACGCAGACCGAGGCGTACGAGTCGGCCGTCGCGCTGGTCACCGCCGAGACCGCCGCCGACCTGGCCCGCGGCTACGACTTCGGCCCGCACCGGCGGCTGCTCGACGTGGGCGGCGGCTACGGCACGTTCGTCAAGCCGATCCTCACCGCGTACCCCGGTCTCAGCGCGACCCTGGTCGACCTGCCGGAGGTGGCGTCGGCGGTCGCCGCGGAGGCGGCGGACGGGCCGCTCGCCGGCCGCCTCACCGCCGTCGGGCAGAACATCTTCGCCGAGCCGCTGCCCGGCGGGCACGATGCCGTGCTGGTCGCCAACGTGGTGCACCTGTTCCCGCCCGAGCAGATCGCCGAGCTGTTCCGCCGGGCGCGCGCGGCTGTCGCCCCCGGCGGGCGCCTGCTGCTGGTCGACTGGTGGCGCACCGACGTGGCGCCGCACCCGTCGGCACGGTTCGGCGCCGGCGAATTCCTGATGATCAGCGGCGGCGACCTGTACCAGGTGGACGAGGTCGCCGACTGGCTCGGCGCGACGGGTTGGCAGTTCGCCGGCCTGCACGAGCTGCCACCGCCCTCCGGCCTCATCGTGGCCGCGCCGGCTTGACGGCGTGGTCCGGCGCGCCGCCAGCCCGGCGGATGGGTCGGTGCGACCGTACGGGGTGCGTCGGTACCCGGCCCGCGGGGCGGCGGCCATCCGGCGGGCCAGGCTAGACACAGCAGAGCGGCAGAGAACGGCAAGCCGCGACGGGCCGCCCGACAGGAGAAGAAATCAGGTCTTCGCCCGGCGGACACAACCGCTTGACCCTGTGCTCCACCGGGTCGTCCACCGTGAGCGCATGCTCCGATTCGCGGCCCTCGGTGACTCCGTCACCAGCGGGTACGGCGATCCGATGCCCGGCGGCGGCTGGCGCGGCTGGGCGGCTCTGCTCGCCGAGGCCCTTCCCTGCGACACGTCCTTCCACAACCTCGCCGTCAGTGGCGCCCGCGTCGCTGACGTGGCCGAGCGGCAGTTGCCGGTCGCCCTCGAGCTCCGGCCCCACCTGGCGTCGGTGCTGGCCGGCATGAACGACACCCTGCGCGGCGACTACGACCCCGGCGACTTCGGGCACCGGCTCAACGCCGTGGTCGCGGCCCTGACCGCAGGCGGCGCCACGGTGCTGACGGCCCGACTGCCCGACCCGGGCCGCATGTTCGGCCTGCCAGGTGTCATCGCCCGTCCCCTGGGCCGCCGGATGGCCGCCCTCAACGACGCGGTCGACGAGATCGCCCGGCGCCACGCCACGATCCACGTCGACCTGGCCGGCGGCTCGGCCTACACCCGCACCCATTGGAGCGTCGACCGCCTGCACCCGAGCGAGGTCGGCCACCGCTTCCTGGCCCACCGCTTCGCCTCGGCCCTGCTGGAGGCGGGCCATCCCGTACGGCGCCTGCCCGGCCTGGCCGCCACCAACCCGGTGCCGTCCCTGAGCGAGCGGGTCTGGTGGATGGCCACCAAAGGCAACCAGTGGCTGCTGCGTCGCTCCACCGACCTGCTGCCCACCCTGGTCCAGCTGGCCGCCCGCGAATGGCGGGCCCCCGGCGGGGAGAACGCGCTCGTGGCCCACGAGGCAACCGATCAGCGTCAGTCCGCGCCGGCGTCCACCAGCGGGGCGGCCGGGACCTCGGCGCGGAACGGGACGGACAACAGCAGGCCGACGCTGATCCAGACGTAAGTGTTGCTGCCGATCGCGGCCAGGAAGCCGTCCGCTCCGGCCCACCAGAGCCAGACCACACTGCTGCTCAGAATGACGTAGACGGCGGACAAGGCGGCCAACCGGCGACGGGAGCCGGACCGCAGGGCGGCGTCGGTCAGCAGGAACAGGGCGGGCAGCAGCCAGACCAGGTGGTGCACCCAGGTGACCGGGCTGATCAGGCAGGCCAGGATGCCGGTCACCGCGAAACCGGCCACGTGGTCGGCCCGCTGGACGCGGAGGAACCAGACCGCGATGGTCAGGGCCACCGCGGCCAGCCAGAACGCGGACGGCAGGTCGAGGCGGGCCACCACGCCGCGCAGGGACTGGTTCGAGACGTATTCGAGGCGGCCGACCCGGTCGGTGTCCCACAGCGCGCCCAGCCAGAACTGGGCCGACGTGGCCGGGGCGACCAGGACGGCCAGCAGGGTGGCGCCGGCCGCGGTCCCGGTCGCGACCGCGGCCGCCCGGAACTGGCGGGTGACGATCAGGTAGCCGATGAAGACGATCGGCGTCAGTTTGATCGCGGAGGCCACGCCGATGAAGACGCCCGCCCAGCGCCGGCCCGCGGTCAGGGCCCGCAGGTCGAGGCAGACCAGCAGAAGCAGGGCCAAGTTGACCTGGCCGAAGCTGAACGTGTCGCGGGCAGGCTCGAAGATCAGCACCGCGAGGAACGCCAGCGAGCAGGCCATCCACAGCGGCCGGCCGTGCCGCCGGACGACGGGGGCCACGAACCAGCGCAGCAGAACGACGACGGCCGAGGCGTTGACGAGGAGGCTGCCCGCCACGGCGACCGGCCAGCTCGTCAGCGCGAGCGGGCTGAGGACCAGCGCGGCGAACGGCGGATAGGTGAAGCCGTACTCGGTGTTGCCGTAGAGGAACTCGTAGAGCTCGCCGCCGTCGAGCAGCCAGTAACGCACCGCGCCCCGATAGACGCCCAGGTCGAAGAACTCCCGGAAGGTCGGCACGGTCACCAGGAACACGCCGACGGTGACCGCCGCCACCGCCACGACCACGATTTGCCCGTACGGGCTCAGCAGCCTTCTCATCTTCAAGCCGCCAGCCGGGTGGCGGTGGGCGCGGCCACCAGACGCACGCCGGCGAAGGCGACGATGCCCAGCAACACGCCCAGGGCCGCCAGCAGGAACCGCTCGGCGTCGGCGGCGAACCCGTCGGGCAGCACCACCAGCACCAGCACCGCGCACGCGGCGGCCAGCAGACGACGGACCCAGCGCTGCCCGGCCGCGGCGGCCAGTGGCACCAGCCCCCAGATCACATACCAGGGGCGCAGCGCCGGGCCGAACACGACCACCGCGACCAGCACGATGCCCAGGCCGTAGAGCGGGCCGAGCCGGCCGAGGCAGGTCCACACCAGACCGGCGACGATCAAGGTGGCGAGCACACCGAGCCAGCGCCACAGGTTCACCACGAACACGTCGCCGACACCGTCGTCGCGCAGGATCCCGGCGGTCCAGCGGCCGAGCACGTTGGTCAGCGACAGGTTCCCGGGGGAGATCGGGGTGTCGAGGGCGGAGATCCAGCCGTACCCGGTGCCCGCGATCAGCGTGAGGGCAGCGGTCACCGCGGCCGCCGTCGCCCCCACCACGGCCGAGGCCCGCAGCCGCGGGAACCGGCCGGGCAGTTGTGCCGCCCAGATCACCGCAACCGCCACCAGCCCGAGCGCGGCGGGGGCCTTGACAAGCGTGGCCCCCACGACCAGCCCGGTGGCGACGATCGGCCGACGGCGGATCGCGGCGGCCAGACCGGCGGCGAGCAGCCCAACCATCAGCGCGTCGTTGTGCGCCCCGCCGACGAAGTGGATCAGCACGAGCGGGTTGAGCACGGTCAGCCACAACGCCGAGGCCGGCGTGATCCCGGCCTCCCGGGCCAGGATCGGCATCATGTACGCGAGCAGCGCCAGACCCGCCACGGCCAGCAGCCGCATCATGATCACGCCGGTCAGCAGGTGCTCGCCGATCGATGCGGTCAGCAGGTTCGCCAGAAGAAGGAACACCGGCCCGTACGGGCTGGGGGTGTGCTGCCAGATCTCGGGCACCTGCGCGGCGAAGAACCCACCGAGCGCCGACGGCCCGGCCCGATAGACGTCGTAGCCGTCGCCGAGCATCACGCCCTGGGCGATGTAGCTGTAGACGTCCCGGCTGAACAGGGGCGGCGCGACCAGCAGCGGAGCCGCCCACAGGGCGAGGGTCGGCCACTCGTTGCGTGCGGGACTGTTCCTGGTTGCCCGGCCGTACCACCACCAGGCCAGAAGCAGCAGGGCCAGCCCGCTGTAGACGCCGACCAGCCCGATCCGCACGTGCTTGAGGCCCGCGAAGAACGGAATCCCGATCGGCAGCGCCCCCGCGCCGAGGCCGCCGAGCGCCACCAGGCAGGATCCGGCCAACCCCGTGACCCGCGCCGGCATGGCATGATCTCTGAGCACGGCAGCACCATTTCAATGAAGGGTGTCGCCGCGGGGACAGGATGCCGTCCCCCACATGACGGGCCGATGGCAGGGCAGCCGCCACCCGTGTCCGGTTCCGGTCCGAGGCCCCGATCATGCCGACCTCACCGCCGCCGACAACAAACTGATGGGCCTCGACCGCACTATCCGCAACCGTCCCGCTGTTCGCCTTCCCGCGTGAACTACTCGTTGCGGTGTGACCCAGCGCCTCCGTCCGGGTCGCCGCCATCGAGCGCTCCCGTATGGCCCGCGACGTGGTCCGGGTGGGCCTCGCTGCGGATGGCAACAGCCGGCTCGACAACGCCCGCGGGCTTTCACCCATTCGGTTGAAACCCCTATCGGGTACTCCTTGGCCGCAGACGAACCGCGGAGGGAAGTACTGGCGGTCCGGCACGTCTTCCTTGCGCCAAAGTTCCTGGGAGTTACGGCGAAGCGCCCATCCGATGGGCATCCCGTGACGTATACAGGTTGCACGGCGTTACGTCGACGTGATCTCCGCCCGGGAGGATGCACTCCGCTGAGGTCCCAGCCATGTCCCCATGACCTGAAGCGCGAGGCTGCCCGTGCTCGTAACCGAAAGTTTGCCGACCGCTGCCGGCACAGGCGGAGGCATCGACGCACCGTTACGGGCTCGCCTCGCAGCGACTATCCGGTTACGCACAGAGAGCTTTGGTTCGATCGCCTACGTGCCCGAAAGAGACCATTTCTACGCGCTCGACCGGGAGTACGGGTCGGCACTCCAAAGGTTAGCCACGGGAGAGGCACGCCCGGTTCGTCCCGCCCACCGCGAAATGGTGACCGCGATGGCGGAGGCCGGCATCTGCGAGACCGAGCCGCCGACTCCGCAACGAGCCTTCTACGGCCGTTCCCTGCTCGGCGCCTTTCCCGGCGGCATTCCGTCGATCAAGGCTCCCATGGTGGTCAACTGCTTCACCACGGCACAGTGTCCATTACGCTGCACATATTGCCACGCCGACGATCTCATGAAGTCCTATCGTGAGGACGAGAACTCGGATTGGATTGACGAGGTCATCCGGGTCGCGGCGGCTACGCCGGCCATGGTCGGGGTCGTGACCGGCGGCGAGCCGCTGGCCAGCCCGGGGAACGCCAAGCGCTTGCTCACCGCGCTGGCCAGGGATAAGGCGGTAGTGCTGGACACGTCCGGCGTGGGCGACTTCGGCAGTCTGGTGCCGGCGCTGCGGCATAACAACGCCCATGTGCGTTTCTCGCTCGACAGCGCGCACCCCTCGATCAACGATCGACTTCGCCCGATCAATCGGCGGCAGGTCCCCTTGGGCACCAGTTCGTTCCGAAAAGCGATCGAGGGCGTTCGGCTGGCCGTGAGCGAAGGAGTGGCCTGCAGCGTGCAGACCGTCGTGACGGCACGAAACTCGGATTCCGCCAGCCTCACGGAGCTGCGCGACATGCTTCTCGAGGCCGGGGTGCGCACCTGGGCATTGCACATCGTCGTGCCGGCCGGTAAGGCCGCTCAGCGACCCAAGGGGCTGTTGATCGGCGACGACGGGGTGGCCACACTTACCCGCCTGGTCGCCGACACCGCGTCTCAGCGCCTGCCCATCGACATTCGCGTGACCAGCACCCACCGTCAACCGAATTCGACGCTTCTGATCAGCGCCAAGGGGGAGCTGGCGATCCAGCGCCGAGATGGCGCCGGCAAGAAGATCCTCCGGGTGGGCCGGGTGATGGCCCGTCGGCGTCTGCTGCGGCAGTTCCGGCGACACGTCGACACCGCCGGACACGCCAGCCGCTATCTGAACGGCACGCTGGATCTCTATCCGAAGTACGTAACCGCCGGACTGCCGGCTATTACCGTCGCTGTTTGAGCCACTGGCTCGCGGCTTCGGCCACCATCACGCCGATCGCCTCATCGTCGCCCTTGTCGCGAATCACGCGGGCGGGAATGTCACCGGCGGCGCCCACCTCACGCAGCCACGGCTCGGCCAGGGCCAAACGGTTCTCGGCGCGGAAGACGGCGATGACTCGCCTGGCCGCCGCGAGGCGCGACGCTACGTCCCGGCGCTTCTCACTGTCCTCGGAGAGCCAGTGCCGGTATTCGCCGAGCGAGTTGGCACCGGCCAGATAAGCGACGAGGGCGAGGTCGAGGACCGCCGCGCACACCTTGGCGTCACGTGACAGATCCAGCACCGGTCCTTCGACGGCGGATGCGCTTGCGGCCATGACTCGAAGGTAGTGGGCGGAGAGCAAGCGCGCAGTGGTCCGGCCGGCCGATTGTCACCCGCACGATGCGCCTTTGTACAGGTCAGTGGCTCGACGTGCCAGCATCTCGAGGGCGTCGCCGCGCTCGGCGAGCGCGGTTGCGAAGGTGGCCCACGAGTCGATCACATAATCGCCGAGCGTAGGCAGATCCTGGCTGGTGAGGTAGGTCGGAAGCAACACAGCATTCTGGAACAGCCAGTGGATGTAACGGCCTTCATCCTCCCAGTAAGCCAAATCGTGGACCTGGTTCAGATGATCGCGTAACTCCGCCAGCGAGTCCCAGCGCACCATCCCCGACTCATGGGACAAGCTCTTGATACGTGGGTTGTAGAGCTGGCTGACCCCCATGCTGTAGAGCTGCCGCCACTGCTCCCAGAACAGGCCCTCGTCCCATCCGCTGAGTGTGATCACCGAGCTGGTCCGGTGCTCGTAGAGCAGTTTATGGAGATATGCGAAAATCGTCGTCGGCGTGAGCATGCGGTCGGCGTAGTGGCGCTGCAGGTCCTGGACGATCTGCTCAGCCTTCCCGGCGATTTCGTCAAGCTCGTACAGGGCCAGTTGTGGGACCGCCTTGATCGCGGCGAGCGCCGTGTACAGCGATTCCTGCCGCCCGTAGAACTTCCGGGCCACGCGCCACGGGTCGATCGGACGCAAGAGGGCCTCGTCGGCGGGCGGTCCGATCCCGTCGACGAACTCTGCGAGCGATTGCACCCGCACGTCGGCCTCCGGCTCGACGTGACCGACCCAGCGACGCAGATCCGCTTCGAAGGAGGGACGTGGGTCGTCGCCGGCGGGGACGCTCAGATCGTCCAGGGCGATGACGATCCGGGCGCCTCTGCTCGCCAGCGCACCCGCCACGAATCCTTGCACCATGTGGATTACCGACGTGCGGCGGCGCAGCCGAATCGGCCAGTAGACGACCTTTGGCGCACCGTCCGAGGGTCGGGACTCCGCTGCCCATTCCACCCGCCAGGCGAACCTGCGCTCCAACTCGCGAAGTAGAGCACGCGCGTCCGCCGGAGGCTTACTGTCCGGCTGGGAGACGAACAGGCGCTCCCACTTGGGATGACGCACTTGAACGTTCGGCTCGGACGGCACCGCGACCCCGAGCCCATCGGCGAGAGCGGGCAGCAGGCGGGAGTTGTCAACCGGGAATACATGGCTCAGCTGCGGGCAGTCGGGCAACATCGTAGGCACCGACGTGCTTTGGCCGTGCGAAAACCAGATCACCGGCGCCGGCTCCGGCATCGCCTCGATTGCCGCCCGGATCGTGCCCGACCGATCACTCGCGCCGAGCACGCACACCAGATCGCCCTCGAGCAGGGGAGCGACCGCCTGACTGATCGAGCGCGTGGCGTCCTCGTCGAGAACGTGGCTGAGGTGCGCCGCGGCGGACAGCGGCAGCGAACGCCAGAAGCCGTGCAGGTGATGGACGAGGACCGTGCCGTCGTCGGGATCGGCATCGTCCTCGCCGGCCAGGCGGGTGTCCGCGCGCCCGCCCGCCCGGCGGATCGCGATCTCCATCAGTGGATCAATGTTCGTCGTGAGGATACGTCGGCCGAACAACTCGGGGCGTGCGACGAGCAGCGCCCCAAGCGCCCGCACCGACGCCGGCATCCGCCATGACTTGTCGTCGTTCTCCAGGCTCTCGCCTACCTCGTACGTCATCGGCTGCCAGAACCCGCGGCGGCCCAGCGCCGTGGCGCGCGGGTCCTGCGGCCTGTACTGCAGCAGGACCGCCTGCTGGGCGATCGCGTCGAACTCGTCCGCCGAGAGCCAGCCGGTCAGTACCCTCCGGTACTCCGGATAGAGCGCGCCGGGCGACCGCCCGGCGCAGTCCTTACAAGCCTGATCGAGGGCCCGCTTGAGATCCCCGTCGTCGTTGCGCCCTTCCGCGAAACGGTTCGCCAGCTTGACGAAGTCGGACACCCGGGGAATGTGCTGATCGTCGAGTCCTGAGCCGACCACCAGCGTGACGCACTCGCCCCTGTCGTCCATCCTTTGCAGCCGGCTGATCAGGGCGGAGGCGGCCTGCTCTGTCACCCCGCGCTCCTCGTGAACGTCGCGCGGACCGCGGAGACATCGGCCACGCTCAGCTCGCCGTTGTTGATGAGCTGTTCCAGGCCACCGGGCCCCCATCCGAGATAGCCGCGGAAGATCCGCATTTCGGCCACGCGTTCGCGCACCTCGGGCTGCGCGTCGCTGAGCTGCAGAGAGCCGAGGTTGTCCCGGATCTCGGTGTACCGGATCGGCTTCTCTGCTCCGGACTTGATGCGGACCAGCGCGATGAAGCCGTCCCGGGCAAGCGGACCACCGTCGTACAGTCGCGGCGGCTGCGTGATCTTCGGTCGCCAGTGCCTCATCGACGGGTCCAGTTCCTCGCCGGGCCGGTTCAGACGTACGCCGATCGCGCCGGTTTCGTCGTGCCGCAGGACGAGCATCCGGACACCGCGTAGTTCGGGATCGGTGACGCTGTTGTTGGCGTCCAACACACACCCTGTCTTGTGTCGTCGGTTGATCCGGATGTTGCGCGCCAGCGGGATACCACCGCCCGAGTTGCTCAGACGCAGCTCCGGCCGCTGGTAACCGCCGTTGGTCAACCGCCCCTCCACCTCGTCGGCGATCGCCTGCAGGGTCAGCACGGGTGTGCTCAGCGCCGAGCCCGCGGTGAGAATGTCGAGCAGTGCACCGGTGAAGGCAGTGTTGCGATGCCCCGCCGGAGCAGTGGCTGCTTTGTTGGCGCCGACCGCCGCCCACAGGCACAGGTCCTCAGTGTCGTGGTGTTTGAGCCGGCTAGCGGCATCCGCAGCCGACACCACCTCGCGCCC from Paractinoplanes brasiliensis encodes the following:
- the mptB gene encoding polyprenol phosphomannose-dependent alpha 1,6 mannosyltransferase MptB, which codes for MLRDHAMPARVTGLAGSCLVALGGLGAGALPIGIPFFAGLKHVRIGLVGVYSGLALLLLAWWWYGRATRNSPARNEWPTLALWAAPLLVAPPLFSRDVYSYIAQGVMLGDGYDVYRAGPSALGGFFAAQVPEIWQHTPSPYGPVFLLLANLLTASIGEHLLTGVIMMRLLAVAGLALLAYMMPILAREAGITPASALWLTVLNPLVLIHFVGGAHNDALMVGLLAAGLAAAIRRRPIVATGLVVGATLVKAPAALGLVAVAVIWAAQLPGRFPRLRASAVVGATAAAVTAALTLIAGTGYGWISALDTPISPGNLSLTNVLGRWTAGILRDDGVGDVFVVNLWRWLGVLATLIVAGLVWTCLGRLGPLYGLGIVLVAVVVFGPALRPWYVIWGLVPLAAAAGQRWVRRLLAAACAVLVLVVLPDGFAADAERFLLAALGVLLGIVAFAGVRLVAAPTATRLAA
- a CDS encoding radical SAM protein — protein: MAEAGICETEPPTPQRAFYGRSLLGAFPGGIPSIKAPMVVNCFTTAQCPLRCTYCHADDLMKSYREDENSDWIDEVIRVAAATPAMVGVVTGGEPLASPGNAKRLLTALARDKAVVLDTSGVGDFGSLVPALRHNNAHVRFSLDSAHPSINDRLRPINRRQVPLGTSSFRKAIEGVRLAVSEGVACSVQTVVTARNSDSASLTELRDMLLEAGVRTWALHIVVPAGKAAQRPKGLLIGDDGVATLTRLVADTASQRLPIDIRVTSTHRQPNSTLLISAKGELAIQRRDGAGKKILRVGRVMARRRLLRQFRRHVDTAGHASRYLNGTLDLYPKYVTAGLPAITVAV
- a CDS encoding SIR2 family protein, producing the protein MTEQAASALISRLQRMDDRGECVTLVVGSGLDDQHIPRVSDFVKLANRFAEGRNDDGDLKRALDQACKDCAGRSPGALYPEYRRVLTGWLSADEFDAIAQQAVLLQYRPQDPRATALGRRGFWQPMTYEVGESLENDDKSWRMPASVRALGALLVARPELFGRRILTTNIDPLMEIAIRRAGGRADTRLAGEDDADPDDGTVLVHHLHGFWRSLPLSAAAHLSHVLDEDATRSISQAVAPLLEGDLVCVLGASDRSGTIRAAIEAMPEPAPVIWFSHGQSTSVPTMLPDCPQLSHVFPVDNSRLLPALADGLGVAVPSEPNVQVRHPKWERLFVSQPDSKPPADARALLRELERRFAWRVEWAAESRPSDGAPKVVYWPIRLRRRTSVIHMVQGFVAGALASRGARIVIALDDLSVPAGDDPRPSFEADLRRWVGHVEPEADVRVQSLAEFVDGIGPPADEALLRPIDPWRVARKFYGRQESLYTALAAIKAVPQLALYELDEIAGKAEQIVQDLQRHYADRMLTPTTIFAYLHKLLYEHRTSSVITLSGWDEGLFWEQWRQLYSMGVSQLYNPRIKSLSHESGMVRWDSLAELRDHLNQVHDLAYWEDEGRYIHWLFQNAVLLPTYLTSQDLPTLGDYVIDSWATFATALAERGDALEMLARRATDLYKGASCG
- a CDS encoding YqgE/AlgH family protein, which encodes MDVANPTNSRAVLIGSSKFDKLNRLPSVQDNLTDLRRALTDADIWGLPPEHITEFTDETDPQAIIEALRTAASATASDGLLLYYYAGHGLIHAGDLMLALPGTDPRRPDEKTVSYAKLREATEESGTQRMVIIIDCCLAGRGGREVVSAADAASRLKHHDTEDLCLWAAVGANKAATAPAGHRNTAFTGALLDILTAGSALSTPVLTLQAIADEVEGRLTNGGYQRPELRLSNSGGGIPLARNIRINRRHKTGCVLDANNSVTDPELRGVRMLVLRHDETGAIGVRLNRPGEELDPSMRHWRPKITQPPRLYDGGPLARDGFIALVRIKSGAEKPIRYTEIRDNLGSLQLSDAQPEVRERVAEMRIFRGYLGWGPGGLEQLINNGELSVADVSAVRATFTRSAG